caaggaTTTTCAGTTGTCTTTGTCATAGAGGGGTTTATCAGAGAAGTGTTTTCAAACGTGATCACGCCTGCTACATGATTCAAAAAGTGGTCCTTTCATCAGGCCTGGGCCATGGGAGAAAAAAGTAAATAGTACATTTTCTTCAGCTTGTTCTTGGAGTTAAAAGCATATTGTTTGAGCAGCACATTTTCCCAAGGATTTTCATAATTTAGTTGGTAAGCAAAAATAATCTTTCACaaatgaaaagttgtgtgtCACCTTGAAATATTCATGTGATTTCACCAAGACATTGTCCTTCAGGAAGAACAAAGCATCAGTTGTCACAAATGATCCAGTGTTATGTCCTTGCCAATTAAAAAGTCAGTTGTGCATGATTTGATTTCCTGCacctcacatctttaaaaagATAATTCTTTCCTCTCAACATTCTTCTTTTGATTTTGTAGACAAAAAAGAGGGGGATGGGACATCCCATGTTGTTGTGATGCCTACGCCCTCAAAACGAGGTAGAAAGAAGAAGTTGACAACAGTGGCCCACATTGGTCCTGCTGGAGGACATGAAACACTAGTACTGGCACATTTGACAGCTGGTGGCCAGGTAGGAAAATATAGATGTAAATAAATGCCATGTAGTCCATTAATCCAATAAGTAAGAATTTTATTTTTGGCAGGTGGCATCTTTGCAGCATCACAGTGGAGACCCATATGACCTATCCAATGAAGAGGAAGACCATGGTCCAAAGGACAGCACAAAGACGTACAGGTAAGATGCCAATAAATAATAACCATCACCAGCTGTTTATTCCCACTAAATGTTGCTCTAGCTTTGGAATGCAAGCACACCTGTTCTCTGTGCCCTGTCCAAATCAGCATAGAGATGTTGCGCTTTTATCAATGAACTTGCCGTTGCTTGAAATAAGCatctgacacacacgcacaactcCTCTAAACACACCTCACTGCATGTTGTGGCAGAATGTGCTTTGTAGTGGACATCTGAGTCCGTCTCTTTATGTATTTGAGATACAAATACATGAAAGCTTTGTAGATGCTCTTTGCACACACTGGACATGACCACTGCCtactgtcttctgtcctctctgtctttatatCGCATGCTCTGTCAGCTGTGATCTTTCAAGCACTCGTGTGTCCTGctctgtcactttttaaattaattatgtACCTTTACCCTTCAGTTTTCGTCGATATCTCCTCTGACAACAGctttccctgtgtgtatgtctctTTCAATTGCCTGAACCAATTTTTGTCTTCATtggtttctctttctcttttttgtcatcatttcTTGTCACATCTCATTTTGTCCACcattttcctctctcctttcgTCGCCCTCTCCTGATTTCTCATCTTCTCTTGTTTTCTTGTATCTCCTTCTTTGTATGTATCCTTTCTTTCTACCCCCTTGTTTTTCCATCTCGTCCTCCCCTCCATTCCTGTGTCTCTTCCGCCTGTAGGTGCCGGATGTGTGCGGCGACCTTCTTCAGTAAGTCTGATATGCAGATCCACTCCAAGTCGCACACAGAGGCCAAACCTCACAAGTGTCCTCACTGCGCCAAGTCATTCGCCAACTCCAGCTACCTGGCCCAGCACATCCGCATCCACAGTGGGGCCAAGCCTTACACCTGCTCCTACTGCCAGAAATCTTTCAGGCAGCTCAGTCATTTACAGCAGCACACACGGTACTGCAGACCCCCCTTCCCCACTTCCTGTTCCCAACTTCGCACCATGTTCCCTGTCCTTTTAACTTGTCCTGCCAAGTTCCTTCTTGAAAACCCAGACCCTGtgtcctcttcttcctcctgggGAAGAGAGCACAGTGGTCTGCAGTTGCATATTACATTGCTACATGGACGTTTGCTCGCATGCTGAAAAGTGACCTTTTCTGGAAAATTAGAATTCAAATCACACCTTTTAAGTTGGACTTCCATCCATAAAAAGATTATTCATAATTTATACACAAATCAGAGTGGCTATTAAAAATGCATGAAGCTCTTCAGTGTTTTtccaattgtgtgtgtgtctgtgctcaccTCTTGCTTTCCTAAATAGTGTTTGCAtggaattgtgtttttttccctctttaaaCACCTTCACGTGTGACTTGTCTGCATGTTCTGTTATTCCCTCTGCTTGTTCCACAGAACCACACACATTACACGTTTAGATGTTCACGCAacttaaaaaatttaaaacttaaagaCGAGCTTTGTTCCATTAAACCTTCCCATCAAATCCATCGTGTTACTGATTATCCTactgatgtttttgttcttgCTTTCACTGTTGAATGGCCATGCTCAGTAGAGATCTTAGCTGCCGTGCTCTGCTTTCATACCattgctctgtttttgtgtgtgtccttttaTCAACTGCATTTCTGGAGTTTTATACTGATTCTCTCTAATTGGAATTATTATGCTTAATAATATTATCAAAGTATAATAATTGtctatacattttaaacatctaCTTTTTCGACGCTCCACGTCTCTGTGCTTGTCAGGGAGTCCCTTCTTGATTGGTCTTGAGAAATTCAAGGAAGTTGTATTGTCTTTTCACTTTCTGCCCTTGCAATCTCATTTCCCTTTCTCTGTCACCCTCCTGTCTGGCCTCATCAGGAATCACACAGAGTCAAAGCCTCACAAGTGTCCCCACTGTACCAAGTCTTTTGCCAACTCCAGCTATTTGGCCCAACATGTCCGTATCCACACCGGAGTGAAACCCTACTCCTGCTCCTACTGTCAAAAGAGCTTTAGACAGCTCAGTCACCTTCAGCAACACAACAGGTAAGTGAATCACTGGTCTTGGGTTTCTCATTTGCCCGTGTGTTTTACTGCAGTCAGGTTAGATCACCCTGAAGGCGATAGGAGTGCGAGTGTGTATGTACAcgtttgtgtttgcttgtgcTTTTATGTAGGATTCACACTGGAGACCGACCGTACAAATGCATCCATCCTGGCTGCGAGAAGTCCTTCACGCAACTCTCAAATTTACAGGTGTGAAAGAGTTTAGATCTCAAGCAGTGCATGTCATGTCTGTGTTATTTCCTGTACTACAAAACACTAAACTGTGCTGTGACCCTACTTTAGCTTTTTTCCTGTCTTGATTAACATCTTTTTCTCAGTCCCACCGGCGTCAGCACAACAAAGACAAGCCCTACAAGTGCACCAACTGCAATAAAGGATACGTAGATGCAGCGAGCCTGGAGGTGCACATGTCTACGCACACCGTCAAACACGCCAGAATCTACTCCTGTGGTCTCTGCAATCGCACTTATACCTCAGTAAGACAAATGTCCATTTCTGAAGAGCATTTCTACATGAAACATTATGAATCTACTCACTGGCAACAGACGCCTGGCAGCTACTTTACATCATG
The sequence above is a segment of the Solea solea chromosome 13, fSolSol10.1, whole genome shotgun sequence genome. Coding sequences within it:
- the znf384b gene encoding zinc finger protein 384b isoform X9, producing MMEDSHFNSSYFWSPVPTVPGQIENAMFLNKMKEQQEKNASFSSSSASHYQTALLTIPTPGAKTDGGGQAGSAAHLHPPHSTQNITVLPVPSTGIMTAAGLVITTPQGTLVSPTSSQSFVSGHPATTMIVSALHSSDKKEGDGTSHVVVMPTPSKRGRKKKLTTVAHIGPAGGHETLVLAHLTAGGQVASLQHHSGDPYDLSNEEEDHGPKDSTKTYRCRMCAATFFSKSDMQIHSKSHTEAKPHKCPHCAKSFANSSYLAQHIRIHSGAKPYTCSYCQKSFRQLSHLQQHTRNHTESKPHKCPHCTKSFANSSYLAQHVRIHTGVKPYSCSYCQKSFRQLSHLQQHNRIHTGDRPYKCIHPGCEKSFTQLSNLQSHRRQHNKDKPYKCTNCNKGYVDAASLEVHMSTHTVKHARIYSCGLCNRTYTSETYLVKHMEKHNPDQLTATAVVAAQSEQQNQSQTQGQAGAQSRIEGSDRGSSRGGGAGSGRAGGGQQGQSQGNYPQTDSIPCPFDLHQYKTVSASDIQYKPVSVADIASHKDLCLTVSASTIQVEHLNS
- the znf384b gene encoding zinc finger protein 384b isoform X6; this translates as MMEDSHFNSSYFWSPVPTVPGQIENAMFLNKMKEQQEKNASFSSSSASHYQTALLTIPTPGAKTDGGGQAGSAAHLHPPHSTQNITVLPVPSTGIMTAAGLVITTPQGTLVSPTSSQSFVSGHPATTMIVSALHSSDKKEGDGTSHVVVMPTPSKRGRKKKLTTVAHIGPAGGHETLVLAHLTAGGQHHSGDPYDLSNEEEDHGPKDSTKTYRCRMCAATFFSKSDMQIHSKSHTEAKPHKCPHCAKSFANSSYLAQHIRIHSGAKPYTCSYCQKSFRQLSHLQQHTRNHTESKPHKCPHCTKSFANSSYLAQHVRIHTGVKPYSCSYCQKSFRQLSHLQQHNRIHTGDRPYKCIHPGCEKSFTQLSNLQSHRRQHNKDKPYKCTNCNKGYVDAASLEVHMSTHTVKHARIYSCGLCNRTYTSETYLVKHMEKHNPDQLTATAVVAAQSEQQNQSQTQGQAGAQSRIEGSDRGSSRGGGAGSGRAGGGQQGQSQGNYPQTDSIPCPFDLHQYKTVSASDIQYKPVSVADIASHKDLCLTVSASTIQVEHLNS
- the znf384b gene encoding zinc finger protein 384b isoform X4: MMEDSHFNSSYFWSPVPTVPGQHQLTSAQRTFSGTHWNPQQIENAMFLNKMKEQQEKNASFSSSSASHYQTALLTIPTPGAKTDGGGQAGSAAHLHPPHSTQNITVLPVPSTGIMTAAGLVITTPQGTLVSPTSSQSFVSGHPATTMIVSALHSSDKKEGDGTSHVVVMPTPSKRGRKKKLTTVAHIGPAGGHETLVLAHLTAGGQHHSGDPYDLSNEEEDHGPKDSTKTYRCRMCAATFFSKSDMQIHSKSHTEAKPHKCPHCAKSFANSSYLAQHIRIHSGAKPYTCSYCQKSFRQLSHLQQHTRNHTESKPHKCPHCTKSFANSSYLAQHVRIHTGVKPYSCSYCQKSFRQLSHLQQHNRIHTGDRPYKCIHPGCEKSFTQLSNLQSHRRQHNKDKPYKCTNCNKGYVDAASLEVHMSTHTVKHARIYSCGLCNRTYTSETYLVKHMEKHNPDQLTATAVVAAQSEQQNQSQTQGQAGAQSRIEGSDRGSSRGGGAGSGRAGGGQQGQSQGNYPQTDSIPCPFDLHQYKTVSASDIQYKPVSVADIASHKDLCLTVSASTIQVEHLNS
- the znf384b gene encoding zinc finger protein 384b isoform X2, whose translation is MMEDSHFNSSYFWSPVPTVPGQHQLTSAQRTFSGTHWNPQQIENAMFLNKMKEQQEKNASFSSSSASHYQTALLTIPTPGAKTDGGGQAGSAAHLHPPHSTQNITVLPVPSTGIMTAAGLVITTPQGTLVSPTSSQSFVSGHPATTMIVSALHSSDKKEGDGTSHVVVMPTPSKRGRKKKLTTVAHIGPAGGHETLVLAHLTAGGQVASLQHHSGDPYDLSNEEEDHGPKDSTKTYRCRMCAATFFSKSDMQIHSKSHTEAKPHKCPHCAKSFANSSYLAQHIRIHSGAKPYTCSYCQKSFRQLSHLQQHTRNHTESKPHKCPHCTKSFANSSYLAQHVRIHTGVKPYSCSYCQKSFRQLSHLQQHNRIHTGDRPYKCIHPGCEKSFTQLSNLQSHRRQHNKDKPYKCTNCNKGYVDAASLEVHMSTHTVKHARIYSCGLCNRTYTSETYLVKHMEKHNPDQLTATAVVAAQSEQQNQSQTQGQAGAQSRIEGSDRGSSRGGGAGSGRAGGGQQGQSQGNYPQTDSIPCPFDLHQYKTVSASDIQYKPVSVADIASHKDLCLTVSASTIQVEHLNS
- the znf384b gene encoding zinc finger protein 384b isoform X3; this encodes MMEDSHFNSSYFWSPVPTVPGQHQLTSAQRTFSGTHWNPQIENAMFLNKMKEQQEKNASFSSSSASHYQTALLTIPTPGAKTDGGGQAGSAAHLHPPHSTQNITVLPVPSTGIMTAAGLVITTPQGTLVSPTSSQSFVSGHPATTMIVSALHSSDKKEGDGTSHVVVMPTPSKRGRKKKLTTVAHIGPAGGHETLVLAHLTAGGQVASLQHHSGDPYDLSNEEEDHGPKDSTKTYRCRMCAATFFSKSDMQIHSKSHTEAKPHKCPHCAKSFANSSYLAQHIRIHSGAKPYTCSYCQKSFRQLSHLQQHTRNHTESKPHKCPHCTKSFANSSYLAQHVRIHTGVKPYSCSYCQKSFRQLSHLQQHNRIHTGDRPYKCIHPGCEKSFTQLSNLQSHRRQHNKDKPYKCTNCNKGYVDAASLEVHMSTHTVKHARIYSCGLCNRTYTSETYLVKHMEKHNPDQLTATAVVAAQSEQQNQSQTQGQAGAQSRIEGSDRGSSRGGGAGSGRAGGGQQGQSQGNYPQTDSIPCPFDLHQYKTVSASDIQYKPVSVADIASHKDLCLTVSASTIQVEHLNS
- the znf384b gene encoding zinc finger protein 384b isoform X5 codes for the protein MMEDSHFNSSYFWSPVPTVPGQQIENAMFLNKMKEQQEKNASFSSSSASHYQTALLTIPTPGAKTDGGGQAGSAAHLHPPHSTQNITVLPVPSTGIMTAAGLVITTPQGTLVSPTSSQSFVSGHPATTMIVSALHSSDKKEGDGTSHVVVMPTPSKRGRKKKLTTVAHIGPAGGHETLVLAHLTAGGQVASLQHHSGDPYDLSNEEEDHGPKDSTKTYRCRMCAATFFSKSDMQIHSKSHTEAKPHKCPHCAKSFANSSYLAQHIRIHSGAKPYTCSYCQKSFRQLSHLQQHTRNHTESKPHKCPHCTKSFANSSYLAQHVRIHTGVKPYSCSYCQKSFRQLSHLQQHNRIHTGDRPYKCIHPGCEKSFTQLSNLQSHRRQHNKDKPYKCTNCNKGYVDAASLEVHMSTHTVKHARIYSCGLCNRTYTSETYLVKHMEKHNPDQLTATAVVAAQSEQQNQSQTQGQAGAQSRIEGSDRGSSRGGGAGSGRAGGGQQGQSQGNYPQTDSIPCPFDLHQYKTVSASDIQYKPVSVADIASHKDLCLTVSASTIQVEHLNS
- the znf384b gene encoding zinc finger protein 384b isoform X1, with the translated sequence MMEDSHFNSSYFWSPVPTVPGQIENAMFLNKMKEQQEKNASFSSSSASHYQTALLTIPTPGAKTDGGGQAGSAAHLHPPHSTQNITVLPVPSTGIMTAAGLVITTPQGTLVSPTSSQSFVSGHPATTMIVSALHSSDKKEGDGTSHVVVMPTPSKRGRKKKLTTVAHIGPAGGHETLVLAHLTAGGQVASLQHHSGDPYDLSNEEEDHGPKDSTKTYRCRMCAATFFSKSDMQIHSKSHTEAKPHKCPHCAKSFANSSYLAQHIRIHSGAKPYTCSYCQKSFRQLSHLQQHTRNHTESKPHKCPHCTKSFANSSYLAQHVRIHTGVKPYSCSYCQKSFRQLSHLQQHNRIHTGDRPYKCIHPGCEKSFTQLSNLQSHRRQHNKDKPYKCTNCNKGYVDAASLEVHMSTHTVKHARIYSCGLCNRTYTSVRQMSISEEHFYMKHYESTHWQQTPGSYFTSCSHMSTVSPLPILPSSQETYLVKHMEKHNPDQLTATAVVAAQSEQQNQSQTQGQAGAQSRIEGSDRGSSRGGGAGSGRAGGGQQGQSQGNYPQTDSIPCPFDLHQYKTVSASDIQYKPVSVADIASHKDLCLTVSASTIQVEHLNS